TCTCGCCGAGGCGCGTGCCTATGTGGACACTCCCCCGCCGCTGGGCCGGGTCCGGTCCTCCTTCGCGTCCGACGACGCGCGTACCCTGCGCGCCGACGGTCCGGGATGGTCCCTGGTCGCCCGCACGGACGACATGGCGTTCCTGCTCCTGGACGACGAACCGGGAGAGGTTCTCCCCGTGGGACGCGGCCCCGAACTGCCGGATCTGCTGGAGGCCCTGGACAAGATGGCCGTCCGCCCGGCCTGAACGTCAGGCGCACGGCCCGGGCCCCGGCCCGAGAAGGCCCGGCCCGGGCGCCGGCACGCATCCCGCGCCGGCCGTCACCGGGTGTCCGTCAGCGCCCGAGTTCCTTGCGCGTCACGCGGCGCAGCCGGCGGCGCTGGGAGGGGTCCAGGGCCAGATACGCGGCCGCCGGTATGCCCAGGACGATCAGCAGGGCGGCCCACCAGGGCAGCCAGATCCACAGGATGAGGCCGACGAGCACCCCGCCCACGGCGATCTTCGCGTTTCTCGACATGTGTCGCCTCCTGCGCGGCAGCCGCCGCTTCCTGTCCTTGAGGACCGCGTCCGGACGCCTTGTCCGGAGCTGCCTTCGGATGTCTGCTCCAGCTCTCTGTCCGAAGAACGGGCGCGGGCCTCGTCCGGTTCCTTCCGCGACCCTGACACGTCCCTGATCGCACCCCTGAGACGTCCCTGAGCCGCGTCCCTCAGTCTCCCCTGATACGCACGCCGGTCACCCCGTCGTGCGCCGGTCCGGACACGGCCGGGGCGGTCCGACGCACCCCGTGCGTCGGACCGCCCCGCTCCCCGGACGTGCGCGGTCAGCCGCGCGCACGCAGCAAGTGGTCCATGGCCAGCTGGTCGAGACGCTCGAAGGCCATACCGCGTGCGGCGGCCGCCTCCACGTCGAACTCCTCGAAGGCGGTCCGGTCGGCGAGCAGCGCCTGGAGGCCGTCGGCCGCGGTCTGCTGCGTCAGCTGGTCGAGACGCGAGGCGCGCAGGGCCTCCTGGACCTCCGGGTCGGCGCGGAAGGCGGCCGCGCGGTCCTTGAGGATGAGGTAGTTGCGCATGCATCCGGCGGCGGACGCCCACACCCCGTCGAGGTCCTCGGTCCGCGGCGGCTTGAAGTCGAAGTGCCGCGGGCCGTCGTAACCGGCGCTCTCCAGGAGGTCGACCAGCCAGAAGGCGGCACGCAGGTCACCGGCGCCGAAGCGCAGGTCCTGGTCGTACTTGATGCCGGACTGGCCGTTGAGGTCGATGTGGAAGAGCTTGCCCGCCCACAGGGCCTGGGCGATGCCGTGCGGGAAGTTCAGGCCGGCCATCTGCTCGTGGCCGACCTCGGGGTTGACGCCGTACATCTCCGGGCGCTCCAGGCGCTCGATGAACGCCAGGGCGTGGCCGACCGTGGGCAGCAGGATGTCGCCGCGGGGCTCGTTCGGCTTGGGCTCGATGGCGAAGCGGAGGTCGTAGCCCTGGGAGACGACGTACTCGCCGAGGAGGTCGAACGCCTCCTTCATGCGGTCGAGTGCGGCGCGCACGTCCTTGGCGGCGCCCGACTCGGCGCCCTCGCGGCCGCCCCAGGCCACGTAGGTCTTCGCGCCCAGTTCGGCCGCCAGGTCGATGTTGCGGATCGTCTTGCGCAGGGCGTAGCGGCGCACGTCGCGGTCGTTGGCGGTGAACGCGCCGTCCTTGAAGACGGGGTGCGTGAAGAGGTTGGTGGTGGCCATCGGCACCTTCATGCCGGTGGCGTCCAGGGCCTGCCGG
The DNA window shown above is from Streptomyces sp. NBC_00670 and carries:
- the xylA gene encoding xylose isomerase, translating into MNYQPTPEDRFTFGLWTVGWQGRDPFGDATRRALDPVESVQRLAELGAHGVTFHDDDLIPFGSSDTERESHIKRFRQALDATGMKVPMATTNLFTHPVFKDGAFTANDRDVRRYALRKTIRNIDLAAELGAKTYVAWGGREGAESGAAKDVRAALDRMKEAFDLLGEYVVSQGYDLRFAIEPKPNEPRGDILLPTVGHALAFIERLERPEMYGVNPEVGHEQMAGLNFPHGIAQALWAGKLFHIDLNGQSGIKYDQDLRFGAGDLRAAFWLVDLLESAGYDGPRHFDFKPPRTEDLDGVWASAAGCMRNYLILKDRAAAFRADPEVQEALRASRLDQLTQQTAADGLQALLADRTAFEEFDVEAAAARGMAFERLDQLAMDHLLRARG